In Hamadaea flava, a genomic segment contains:
- a CDS encoding ABC transporter substrate-binding protein, with amino-acid sequence MTRYRAPRATRRTALAVLGAALSASLALTACSTTSGGSSGGGKEITVAGTYSIESLDPASPSGGGATGTQLTSKALFSRLVKPKADGSLEGDLATEWTPDGTATQWTFKLRSGVKFSDGSDVTADDVVASFQRFIDLKSTNAANFTGYTMTASSPTEVVLKATKPDAAIPYKLAVFFVMPKSVQGEDKEFFQHPVGSGPFKLEKFDSAGTVVFAPNSGYYGGEPKVTKVTIKKMPELAARLTALKTGEADLIWGIPDDQLPQLQSDSNLTVQTVPSTAVFTMWFNSSIPSLKDAAVRRALWQAVDFATIIKQLYPQTGTLSDAPVSPVTLGYSQQEAQKYDPAAAKAALQAAGFDFAKKLRLQFANAEFRQFNQAVVSDLAKIGVQVDLLEKEQAVFTKDLLALNWDINFQQLSNPTFDGANTLGRLYTCAAKRNGYCNPDLDKLLAAAGASPDKNERVRLYGEAGKIIWSDAVGMFPMAVKFAYAWNKNLTGVAPDPNGLPDFSTIGVSGS; translated from the coding sequence ATGACCAGATATCGTGCCCCGCGCGCCACCCGGCGTACGGCGCTGGCCGTGCTCGGCGCCGCGCTGTCCGCCTCGCTGGCCCTGACCGCCTGCAGCACCACCAGCGGCGGCTCCTCCGGCGGCGGCAAGGAGATCACCGTCGCCGGCACCTACTCGATCGAGAGCCTCGACCCGGCCAGCCCGTCGGGCGGCGGGGCCACCGGCACCCAGCTCACCTCGAAGGCGCTGTTCAGCCGCCTGGTCAAGCCCAAGGCCGACGGCAGCCTCGAAGGCGACCTCGCCACCGAGTGGACGCCGGACGGCACCGCGACGCAGTGGACCTTCAAGCTGCGCTCGGGCGTCAAGTTCAGCGACGGCTCGGACGTCACCGCGGACGACGTGGTCGCGTCGTTCCAGCGGTTCATCGACCTCAAGAGCACCAACGCCGCGAACTTCACCGGCTACACGATGACGGCGTCCTCGCCGACGGAGGTGGTGCTGAAGGCGACCAAGCCCGACGCCGCCATCCCGTACAAGCTGGCCGTCTTCTTCGTGATGCCCAAGAGCGTGCAGGGCGAGGACAAGGAGTTCTTCCAGCACCCGGTCGGCTCCGGCCCGTTCAAGCTGGAGAAGTTCGACTCGGCGGGCACCGTCGTGTTCGCCCCGAACAGCGGCTACTACGGCGGCGAGCCCAAGGTCACGAAGGTGACCATCAAGAAGATGCCGGAGCTGGCCGCCCGGCTGACCGCGCTGAAGACCGGCGAGGCCGACCTGATCTGGGGCATCCCAGACGACCAGCTGCCGCAGCTGCAGAGCGACTCGAACCTGACGGTTCAGACGGTGCCCAGCACCGCGGTCTTCACGATGTGGTTCAACTCGTCGATCCCGTCGCTCAAGGACGCCGCCGTACGCCGGGCGCTCTGGCAGGCCGTCGACTTCGCGACCATCATCAAGCAGCTGTACCCGCAGACGGGAACGCTGTCGGACGCGCCGGTGTCGCCGGTGACCCTCGGCTACTCGCAGCAGGAGGCCCAGAAGTACGACCCGGCGGCGGCCAAGGCGGCCCTGCAGGCGGCCGGCTTCGACTTCGCCAAGAAGCTGCGGCTCCAGTTCGCCAACGCCGAGTTCCGCCAGTTCAACCAGGCGGTCGTCTCCGACCTGGCGAAGATCGGCGTCCAGGTGGACCTGCTGGAGAAGGAGCAGGCCGTGTTCACCAAGGATCTACTGGCCCTGAACTGGGACATCAACTTCCAGCAGCTGTCCAACCCGACCTTCGACGGGGCGAACACGCTCGGCCGGCTCTACACCTGCGCCGCCAAGCGCAACGGCTACTGCAACCCGGACCTGGACAAGCTGCTCGCCGCGGCCGGCGCCAGCCCGGACAAGAACGAGCGCGTACGCCTCTACGGCGAGGCCGGCAAGATCATCTGGTCGGACGCGGTCGGCATGTTCCCGATGGCCGTGAAGTTCGCGTACGCCTGGAACAAGAACCTGACCGGTGTCGCGCCGGACCCGAACGGGCTGCCGGACTTCTCGACGATCGGCGTCAGCGGATCATGA
- a CDS encoding ABC transporter permease, with protein sequence MTAVLEKTPATSADVRRRRPRRRWTRWVPYTILAIYALVGGVGPLLIDYNPVYVSLPDRLLKPGSHVSTGGIAWLGTDGTGRDVLAQVVYGARTSVLIGIATVVVSCVVGVAIGTVAGYFRGWLDTILARGIDILLAFPAILLTIVIAGAFERSVLVVVVALSATAWISFARVTRGVALTIRERAWVDAARVLGVRPLAILWRHIVPFTAGPVVALATLEFALVVLAEAGLSFLGIGLPNSAVSWGQIIANGKQYLATAWWISAIPGIALSLLIITIGILGDQLTARYGRGHVR encoded by the coding sequence ATGACCGCGGTGCTGGAGAAGACTCCGGCGACCTCGGCCGACGTACGCCGTCGTCGTCCGCGTCGCCGCTGGACGCGGTGGGTCCCGTACACGATCCTGGCGATCTACGCCCTGGTCGGCGGGGTCGGCCCGCTGCTGATCGACTACAACCCGGTGTACGTCTCGCTGCCCGATCGGCTGCTCAAGCCGGGGTCGCACGTGTCGACCGGCGGGATCGCCTGGCTGGGCACCGACGGCACCGGCCGGGACGTCCTGGCGCAGGTCGTCTACGGCGCGCGTACCTCGGTGCTCATCGGGATCGCGACCGTCGTCGTCTCCTGCGTCGTCGGCGTCGCGATCGGCACCGTCGCCGGATACTTCCGGGGCTGGCTGGACACGATCCTCGCCCGGGGCATCGACATCCTGCTCGCGTTCCCGGCGATCCTGCTCACCATCGTCATCGCGGGCGCCTTCGAGCGCAGCGTGCTCGTCGTGGTGGTCGCGTTGTCGGCGACCGCGTGGATCTCGTTCGCCCGGGTCACCCGGGGTGTCGCGCTGACCATCCGGGAACGGGCCTGGGTCGACGCGGCCCGGGTGCTCGGCGTACGCCCCCTGGCGATCCTGTGGCGGCACATCGTGCCGTTCACCGCCGGACCCGTCGTCGCCCTCGCGACCCTCGAATTCGCCCTCGTCGTCCTGGCCGAGGCCGGGCTGAGCTTCCTCGGCATCGGCCTGCCCAACTCGGCCGTGTCGTGGGGCCAGATCATCGCCAACGGCAAGCAGTACCTGGCGACCGCCTGGTGGATCTCCGCGATCCCCGGCATCGCGCTGTCCCTGCTGATCATCACCATCGGGATCCTCGGGGACCAGCTCACCGCCCGCTACGGACGCGGGCACGTCCGATGA
- a CDS encoding ABC transporter permease — MMRLVVKRLLIGVFVMWGAASLIFLIVRVAPGDPASIMLGPDAGSDQVAELTARLGLDKPLYAQYLSYLGDVVRLNFGDSYRLGTAAMPTVFERLPATAELMLASTAIAVIVGLTLGLLAGARPGSMADRIVSAVSIALQSFPTFWVGIMLILIFAQALRLLPSAGAGSPLHLILPAVTLALPFTAVVARLTRTNVAETMREAYIQTARSKGLSERQVLLGHALRNSLIPVVTVVGLHMGGLMGGAVVVENVFAWPGAGSLVVDAVSNRDYGLVQAATFLIAGIVMLFNLITDLVYSQLDPRIRLDGGA, encoded by the coding sequence ATGATGCGGCTCGTCGTCAAGCGCCTGCTCATCGGCGTCTTCGTGATGTGGGGCGCGGCCTCGCTCATCTTCCTCATCGTCCGGGTCGCGCCCGGCGATCCGGCCAGCATCATGCTCGGCCCGGACGCCGGCAGCGATCAGGTCGCGGAGCTGACCGCCCGGCTCGGCCTCGACAAGCCCCTGTACGCCCAGTACCTGAGCTACCTCGGCGACGTCGTCCGGCTGAACTTCGGCGACTCCTACCGCCTCGGCACCGCCGCGATGCCGACGGTGTTCGAGCGGCTGCCCGCCACGGCCGAGCTGATGCTCGCCTCCACGGCGATCGCCGTCATCGTCGGGCTGACCCTCGGCCTGCTCGCCGGAGCGCGGCCCGGCTCGATGGCCGACCGGATCGTCTCGGCGGTGTCGATCGCGTTGCAGTCGTTCCCCACGTTCTGGGTCGGCATCATGCTGATCCTGATCTTCGCCCAGGCACTGCGGCTGCTGCCCAGCGCCGGGGCGGGCAGTCCGCTCCATCTGATCCTCCCGGCGGTCACGCTGGCGTTGCCGTTCACCGCGGTGGTCGCCCGGCTGACCCGGACCAACGTCGCCGAGACGATGCGGGAGGCGTACATCCAGACGGCGCGGTCCAAGGGGCTGTCCGAACGGCAGGTGCTGCTCGGCCACGCCCTGCGCAACTCGCTCATCCCCGTCGTCACCGTGGTCGGCCTGCACATGGGCGGCCTCATGGGCGGCGCGGTCGTGGTCGAGAACGTCTTCGCCTGGCCCGGCGCGGGGTCGCTGGTCGTCGACGCGGTGTCCAACCGCGACTACGGCCTGGTCCAGGCGGCCACCTTCCTCATCGCCGGGATCGTCATGCTCTTCAACCTGATCACCGACCTGGTCTACTCCCAGCTCGACCCCCGCATCCGCCTGGACGGTGGGGCATGA
- a CDS encoding ABC transporter ATP-binding protein, which yields MSGLVVDLPGPAGGTDFVRVVDGVSFDVPPATTVGLIGESGSGKTMTANALIGLLPDGAETGGELRWRGEDLLKATPARRRALRGHEIAMIFQDPLAALNPTQTIARQVGEILRRSGRPRDEVRRRVVELLDRAGVPDPATRADSYPHEFSGGLRQRAVIAMALAGSPALLLADEPTTALDVTVQSRILRLLRSLQDDDGLAMVLVSHDLRVVAHVAQETVVMYAGRVAERGPTAAVLHRPAHPYTRALVQSVPAVRTRTALASPLPGTPATPANRPSGCAFHPRCPLARDRCKVERPVVREIAPGQWAACHFAEEVLSTEEVRHDAA from the coding sequence GTGTCCGGGCTGGTCGTCGACCTGCCCGGCCCCGCCGGCGGCACGGATTTCGTGCGCGTCGTCGACGGGGTGTCGTTCGACGTCCCGCCGGCGACGACCGTGGGACTGATCGGCGAGTCGGGCAGCGGCAAGACGATGACGGCCAACGCCCTCATCGGCCTGCTGCCCGACGGCGCCGAGACCGGCGGCGAGCTGCGCTGGCGCGGGGAGGATCTGCTCAAGGCCACCCCGGCCCGGCGACGCGCCCTGCGCGGCCACGAGATCGCGATGATCTTCCAGGATCCGCTCGCCGCCCTCAATCCGACCCAGACGATCGCCCGGCAGGTCGGCGAGATCCTGCGCCGGTCCGGCCGCCCGCGCGACGAGGTACGCCGCCGCGTGGTCGAACTGCTCGACCGGGCGGGTGTGCCCGACCCGGCGACCCGGGCCGACAGCTACCCGCACGAGTTCTCGGGCGGTCTGCGGCAGCGCGCCGTCATCGCGATGGCGCTCGCGGGCAGTCCCGCGCTGCTGCTGGCCGATGAGCCGACGACCGCGCTGGACGTGACGGTGCAGTCGCGCATCCTGCGGCTGCTGCGGTCCCTTCAGGACGACGATGGGCTCGCCATGGTCCTGGTCAGCCACGATCTGCGGGTCGTGGCGCACGTCGCGCAGGAGACCGTCGTCATGTACGCCGGGCGGGTGGCCGAACGCGGGCCGACCGCCGCCGTGCTGCACCGACCGGCCCACCCGTACACCCGGGCGCTGGTGCAGAGCGTGCCCGCGGTGCGGACGCGGACGGCGCTCGCCTCGCCGTTGCCGGGCACGCCCGCGACCCCGGCGAACCGGCCGTCCGGTTGCGCCTTCCACCCGCGCTGCCCGCTGGCCCGCGACCGCTGCAAGGTGGAGCGACCGGTCGTCCGCGAGATCGCGCCCGGCCAATGGGCGGCCTGCCACTTC